The stretch of DNA GTCGAAATGAGTGCAGAAGCTGAAGAAAATGCGGCTATTGAAGCTCTTGATGGAGCAGAATGGATGGGGCGAGATCTCAAGGTTAATAAAGCTAAGCCTAGAGAAGATAGAGGCTCATTTGGTGGTGGCGGTGGTGGTGGTGGACGTCGTGGTGGCGGCGGCGGAAACTTCTCTCGTAACTACTAAGTTTGCCAGTGAAACCCCTGATTCTTAAAGACTAACTGATGCCAAATAACTAATTTGTCAAAAAGTTCTATTAGCTTCAGTTGGTAAATCTAGCTGGAAAAACCTCAGATAGTTATATCTGAGGTTTTTCGTGCGAATAAATATAGGTCGTCATTAGACCTCTGGCGAAACTCAAGCAATATAGCAGAAGTCAGAAGTCAGTCGTAGAGACGTAGCACTGCTACGTCTGTACAGAAGTCAGAAGTTAAAACCAGTTGCTTCAATGGTTCCAGTCTTCTAGAGTGTCCTAACATTGATGCGTACTGCTATATTCTTTCAGAGTAAGGGTTGGAGACGATTTTCAATTAATAAAAGAAATCGAACTGTTCAGTGCTGAAAACGATCCCCGACTCCCGATACGTCAGAAATATCGGACTTATGCAAGAGGTCTATTGAAATTCTTTGATGGTGGTGCAGGCAAGATGCCTGCACACGTAGAATTGCTATAGCAGTCGCAACGGTTAGGACAATACTCTTTCTTACGATTGAGGAGTCCAATTAGCCCAATCTTGAGGCTTGAGGAACACTTCATAGAGTTCCGCTTCTGGGGTGTTAGGTTCTGGTTGGTAGCCGTACTCCCAACGTACCAATGGGGGTAGAGACATCAAAATTGATTCAGTGCGTCCATTGGTTTGAAGTCCAAAAATCGTACCTCGATCGTATACTAGGTTAAATTCTACATATCTACCACGACGATAGAGTTGAAAATTGCGTT from Merismopedia glauca CCAP 1448/3 encodes:
- a CDS encoding RNA recognition motif domain-containing protein; amino-acid sequence: MSIYVGNLSYEVTEADLNAVFAEYGSVKRVQLPTDRETGRLRGFGFVEMSAEAEENAAIEALDGAEWMGRDLKVNKAKPREDRGSFGGGGGGGGRRGGGGGNFSRNY